A DNA window from Caretta caretta isolate rCarCar2 chromosome 7, rCarCar1.hap1, whole genome shotgun sequence contains the following coding sequences:
- the VGLL4 gene encoding transcription cofactor vestigial-like protein 4 isoform X1: MLFMKMDLLNYQYLDKMNNNIGMLCYEGDHASTHQVIPSMEQWRGVLGEEAVQSQLRSSRRNYDTFGHIQRHMMERGHYKDALQCRIKVKELRNAYRKAREANRCSGAAPASCHFYKELDAILGGDPTSTPSINMDTSQPSSTRREKEEEQQSRSKGAEAEEDTPESLDACSQELFSSQEEGSQLWRLVLGEGQIPEEVPAATLRSQPSVLSPVKRLQRIRKRPRRSKEDMLHEVMQHSSNENRKVQEWQDSERRICQQNEDCRHKSAVLWQQSTDRLISKMECQADSIQALVAMQAEHCPSPPAALVPKLFPLCPHVTSNPLFPTSGFLPPPAASNTCSFTTQP, encoded by the exons gtgaccatgcttccacgcaccaggtgatccccagtatggagcaatggcgaggtgttttgggggaggaagctgtccaatctcagctgcgctccagccgtaggaattacgataccttcgggcacATACAAAGGCACATGATGGAACGGGGCCATTACaaggatgcactgcagtgcaggattaaagtgaaggagctgcggaatgcctaccgcaaagcccgcgaggcaaaccgctgctccggtgctgcccctgcgtcctgccatttctacaaagagctggacgcgatacttgggggcgaccccacctccactcccagTATCAACATGGACACTTCacagcccagttcaacaaggcgggagaaggaagaggagcagcaaagcaggagcaagggcgctgaggcggaggaagacactccggaatccctagatgcatgcagccaggagctgttctcaagccaggaggaaggtagccagttgtggaggctggtgcttggggaaggacaaataccagaggaggttcccg ctgcaaccttgagatctcagccgtccgtgttatcaccggtcaaaagactccaaagaatcagaaagaggccacgtagaagcaaggaagacatgttgcatgaagtaatgcagcattcaagtaatgaaaatcgaaaagtgcaggagtggcaggacagtgaaaggaggatctgccagcagaatgaggactGCCGGCACAAAAGTGcggtgctctggcagcaaagtacggatcggctgataagcaaaatggagtgccaagcggactcgatccaggcactcgtagccatgcaggcggagcactgcccgagcccccctgcagcccttgtcccaaaactctttcccttgtgcccccatgtcacctccaacccacttttcccaacatctgggttcttaccgccaccagctgcctccaacacctgtagcttcaccactcagccctga